TCTGTTGCTACCTGGAGGACTACGGGCTGGTGCTGACCGCAGAAGTGCTCCAGGAAATAGGCATGCGGGAGGAGGCAGTCAAACTCCTGGAAACTGGTGATGCTCCCGGACCCCATCTTCCACTCCTAGCTAGAACCAGCTCCCTCCCtcaatccccacccccaccccgctcTTTCCTAACCCTTTCCACTCACTTCCTAAAATTTGTACAGGTCTCCAGCCTGAGATTCATTACAGAACTGGCTTCTCTCCTGGGGACACAGATTCATGCCCTCCATTCCAAGCTATCCCCATCGTCTTGCCCCCTCCCCACCATCGCTTCCTCTTCCaaagggttcagtgacttgttacTTTCGGTGCTTTCTTATCAGTGAAACTTCTTATTCTCCTGTTCCACCCCTCTTCTTCCcgttttactttcattttcttccacTGCATCAAGACCCAGTTTGGGTGGCCTGGGAGTAAAGGAACACTGGGACAAGACCTTAGGAaacatctacacacacacacacacacacacacacacacacacaaatcttcaCACCTTCAGACATTCACAAAGAGGCAACAGACCCACATTCTCAGAAACATTTGGTTCTTTTCTTGTTTCAGATTCCCCACAAAGCTTGAACTCCATCCTTGACCTCAACTTTGGCATGATCTCAATTTCCCCCAGGGGGTTGCATTACTTCACTATCTTTGCTCTAAGTCAACTTAGAGGGAGATTAGATTTTAGGGAGTGGCAGGAGCATGTTGGCACAGTTTATTACAGTTACCGGCATGCTGAGTGAGCTCTAAGGTGTTCATGAATGCACACTTATGTATATGCCAAAATATACCTgtcaatacacatttatacaCACAGGTGCAGAAAGAACACCTACATCTTCCAGTCtaaatctccttcctttctcacactGGTCCTCTCCTGGTATCTTTAAACTTAGACGTTGCTTTTTAGGTCAGGAAAGTTAGAGCTGTCTGGAGACATGAagtgggagaaaaggaagaagatatgCCACATACCAGAGGGGATCCCCAGGAAGGAAAAACTTTGTattgagagaatttggaacagtTACAATTAGATTCTCTCCacatccccttcccttctctcactgTTCTCTTTGACCTCTGATTTTAGAACTGTATGAGGAGCTGTGTGGGGACATTAGGTTAGGAAGAAGCAAGGAGATATGTCACACAGTTCCCTAGGAAGGAGAAACTCAGAAGTGGGAGAAATTGGGACAATCACATACTCTCTCTTTACAACCTCAGGGTCTCACCTAGCTGGAAATGCAGCCCAGCCCAGACAACATTCATCTGCAACATCCACTGTATTAGGTAAGGACTAATTCATTCTTTCCCAGGGGATGCTAGGTTGAAGTCTTTTGCTCTTCATAGACTTGTGGAAAGCAGACATTAAGCCTGAAAGGAGCAAAATCCAGGACTAGGGAGCATTCTCCAAGGTGTGGGATGTAGGTAGACCTTTTGAATGGTTTGTCATTCAACTAGTCCATATTTCAGGAAAACTTTCTGCTTTGAATGTCTACTAGGCACTGAGGAGGAGATGGGAGTTCCCCAGGGGAACCAGTAAAGTAACtaatcatttattaaggatctaatGCTAGAAACTTTGCTAAAAggtagggatacaaagacaaaatcaaatcAATGCCTACCCTCACAGAATTTGCCTtctaaggagggagacaacatatacatatatatatatatatatatatattcatacataaacTATTAAAGGgagtttcttaatctctcctATCTCTTTAAGAGGCAAAAAAGGAGGCAGGAACAGAAACATTTCTAAGTAAGAACAGAAgagagctgaagattctgttatCTAGGAGATGAGGAGAGTATATAAGGAAGAGACAGCTAAGAGAGAGGGCACCTTTTCTCTCGATTCCCTACAGAGAAGGAGGTTCATCTGTCATCTCAGTCAAACTGGCAGTTTTTTACTTTTGACATTTGGGATGTAGGAAACTGGATTTGTAGGTGATTAAAGTTTATTGATTAGCTTAGGTAGTTAGTTAGCAAATATAATTTAGATAGACAGTGTAAGTAGTTAGACCTGGCCTGGTTCAGGCAGAAGAATCTGTCCAAGAAGACAGAGCAGgggtttttagaaattttagctaGGATTAGGAttttaggtatagttataagaTATTAGAGTAATAATcgcactttcctcctttctagttCCTATCTGAACTTCTTCTCAgaagtgttttgtgttttatcAAACTTCTCTCCTTACTTTTGTCACTACTCCTACCAAAAAATTAACCCTCAACAAGACCATATACAACCAGACATCAGATAATCTTAGAAGGAGAGACACTAGCATCTAaggagaccaggaaaggcttcctgcgaAAGGTGGTACTTGAGTCTTCTCTTGAAGGAAtttagggattccaagaggcagaagtAAACAGGGAGAATATTCTGAGCATAAGGCAATACAAAGTAATGGAGACAGGGGATTGTATGTCCTGGATGTAGACTAGCACTTATTGTTAGACTGTATATGATATGCAAAGGAATAATGCATAAatagactggaaagataggaaagaggCCAGGTTGGGCAGAGCTTTAAATATTAGAGGAGTTTGTTGATCCTTAagataataggaagccactgtaGTTTACTGAGTAATAAGGTGGCAAAATCAGACctacactttagaaaaatcactttagtgtcTGTATagatataaaagataaattggagtagggagagactttgGGACCAAAAATGATAGCTATTTCAATAATCCAAGTGCCCTATAGTGGTAACCATGTGAATAGAgttaacagaaaagagaaagacaatgacacagagagaaagagagacagaggaagttAGAGACAGAGGAAGATTAGAAAATTCAATGACTAGAATGTTGGTGTTACTGCAGTAGAAATGAAGTTCAGCAAAGGAGTGTGTTTAgtgtaaaaaaaaagagttctgttttggacatattgagtttgagatgtgtGTCATCTGAATAAAAGTAATTGAAactatgggagctgatgagatcaccaagtaaaagAAGTATAGTGAGAAAAGAGGAGACCCATGATGGAGCCATGGGAAACACCCACTTTTAGAGGACATGAAATGAATGATGATCtaacaaagaagactgagaaggaacagtCAGACGGGGGCAGGGAGGATCCAATGAAAATCCAGAGATGAGAAAGCATCTAGGAAGATCACAGAATCATTAatatagagctgaaaggaacctcagaggctgtAAAATCCAACCacctcatgttatagatgaggaaaccaagactcatggaagttaagtgatttgcccaagaacaAGCAATATTTAAACTCGGATTCTCAGATTCTAGATTCAAGGTGCTCCCCACTATATCATCTGGATCAATAATGTCAGATGCTTCAAAGTAgaccaaaagaatgagaaaaaattgtCAGATTTAGCAATTAAGGGAGTATTGATGATGTCCCAGTGAGAAGTTTGAGTTGATTGATTAGGTCACCAATCAGATTACAGGGGATTAAGAAGAGTAAGAAGAGAAAGGATGATAGCTAACAGGTTAGGAATAACTATTAGAGGGTATAATTGTGGGGCCAATCTTCTAGAGAAAATGGGAAGATCAGGGTACATGTGGTATAGTTGGCATTATCAAGGAGAAACACAATTTCTTAATTAGAAACTagagtaaaagaagaaatgggGGTGATGGTAAAGCTAATAGTTTGTGAAATGAAGAGTGAAGAAGGAGCTTGAAGCAAATGACCTTGATTTTTCTCCATAAAGTAGGAGGCAAAGTATTCACTTAAGAGAATAGGAATAGGGTTGTCATGGGAGacttgaggaaagaagagaatgtcTGGACAGCCACAGTAGTGAATGGAATAGAGAATTAATTCGGGCAGAGCAAAGATCACCTTGCTGTAGTGAAGTCCCACTTGAGCTTGCAATAACAGAAATTTGTAATGGAGACAGGTATGATTGTATGACTTATTTCAACTCTGTTCAGCAGCttgtaaataaaatcagagaaGGCAATTTTGGATAGAGTAAACCTCAAAGGTGAAAAGGTTGTTGAGAGATGGTGATAGAGAGAGTCACTGTGGCAATGGGAAGCAAGGAGCATTCATACTTGCTCTCCAAGATTAGTGGGTCTGAGGTATAAGAGAAGATGCAGTTAGTTCTAGAAAGGATGACCAGGGATATGTTACCATgggggaaagagatggagaacaatATCTTGGTAAATGCCAGAAGATGGAAAGAATGTGAGAAGATGTCAGAAAAGAAATGGGAACTGAGCCAAGGGAATATTTCTTGTGTATCTTTCTACAATGTGAATAAGTCTTGAAAACATATGCCAGTGGGCTTTGCTTTATAGTGGATTACATTGGACATGCTTTCAAAGGATTGTTGGTAAAAAAGACCCTCAAATCAATGCTCTAAGTGGCAACTCTTTAAAGAAGCCCTGAAGGAAATTTCAATTGAGGCTCACCTATTCTTGGAAACCCTAGGACCAGAACTGCTGTTAATCCAAAATGTAAATACTGGGTCAAGGATTGTAGAATGAATAGAAGTGTCAGATgaagaaggaaagtaatgagttcaGTGAGGATAGTCAAGAAATACTTTTCACTGAAGACTAACCTTTATTGGAGAtatgaaggaggagaaagagatggatTAGCTAAAAACATGGATTAATGGTCCTACCAAAGACTCAGAAGTTAACATCATTGGTTGTTGAGGTTTTttgatgggagggaggaggggaaaggaagattaTCCAGAAAGCCTTGAGATAACAAGATAGAGGTGCTTAGAAATGCTTCAAGGATCAATAGtacccatccttccttccctatttctACCATAAGGTAGAGATTATTCTCCCTCCCAGGAGCTAACCATATCCCCATTTTCTGTTTAACTGTTGGATCTCCTATAAGCCATTATTTCatctcttctctatttttctctccatcCAATGCACCACAGGAATACATTTTGTGGAAAAGCATCGGACCAGCCTCATCAATCGTGTAACCTCAGTGGATGCAATCCTAGACCGCTTGCATGGGAGTGTTCTGAGCCAGGAGCAGTATGATGCAGTCAGGGCTGAGAACACCCATCAGAACAAGATGAGGAAGCTCCTTGGCTTCATGGTAGCCTGGGATAAATCATGTAAAGACCAGCTTTTAGAAGCCTTGAAGGATCTCCACCCTTACCTGGTGCAAGAGTTGGAGAGAAACTGAGGGGCTCCTCAAGGTACCCTCTAACAATTGTACCTAACAACTCAACACTGATGTCTGGCTCTCAAGGCCCCTAcaaattgcctttttaaaaagtcaaataaaactATGAAAACTGAGTTTCTTCCATGTATCTGAGTGTTATTCCCCTCCCATTTGGGTCTCCCAGTGCTCTCCCCAGTGTTCCTACTCCCCTGCCCCAGGCTGGTCCCTTGACTTTCTCACATAGGAGCCCCTTTCAGCCACTAAACTCTCAGTTGAAAATCCTTAGCCCTCCTCCTCTTTTCACCTGTCATGTGGCCCAGCTCTCACCTGGGCACTTCAACAGAAATCTGAaaataaatctcaaaaaaaagataaatatggtAATATCCTCCAATCAGTCCAGATCTGCACAGAAAGACAGTAAAAAGACAGAGACTGGGGATAGGCTCGAGGGAAGCCAGCATCAGCTCAGTTAAAAGGGGAGGACGTAGAATCCAGAAGACAGGTCTGAAGTCAGCCAGCACTCT
The window above is part of the Monodelphis domestica isolate mMonDom1 chromosome 7, mMonDom1.pri, whole genome shotgun sequence genome. Proteins encoded here:
- the LOC100016983 gene encoding apoptosis-associated speck-like protein containing a CARD: MTRARDLILRALEDLENDDFKKFKLKLRTLKLREGFNAIPRGILENLDRVDLTDKIVCCYLEDYGLVLTAEVLQEIGMREEAVKLLETGSHLAGNAAQPRQHSSATSTVLGIHFVEKHRTSLINRVTSVDAILDRLHGSVLSQEQYDAVRAENTHQNKMRKLLGFMVAWDKSCKDQLLEALKDLHPYLVQELERN